In Falco biarmicus isolate bFalBia1 chromosome 5, bFalBia1.pri, whole genome shotgun sequence, a single genomic region encodes these proteins:
- the PHF5A gene encoding PHD finger-like domain-containing protein 5A isoform X1: MAKHHPDLIFCRKQAGVAIGRLCEKCDGKCVICDSYVRPCTLVRICDECNYGSYQGRCVICGGPGVSDAYYCKECTIQEKDRDGCPKIVNLGSSKTDLFYERKKYGFKKR; the protein is encoded by the exons ATGGCCAAGCACCACCCGGACCTCATCTTCTGCCGCAAGCAGGCGGGCGTGG cAATTGGAAGACTTTGTGAAAAAT GTGATGGCAAATGTGTGATCTGTGACTCCTACGTGCGGCCCTGCACTCTCGTGCGCATATGTGATGAGTGTAACTATGGCTCGTACCAAGGACGCTGTGTGATCTGCGGGGGTCCAGGAGTGTCTGATGCCTACTACTGCAAGGAGTGTACCATCCAGGAAAAAGAT AGAGATGGTTGCCCTAAGATCGTCAACCTGGGCAGTTCCAAGACAGATCTCTtctatgaaaggaaaaagtacGGCTTCAAGAAGAGGTGA
- the PHF5A gene encoding PHD finger-like domain-containing protein 5A isoform X2 — MWHCGRSLHCCFCVGDGKCVICDSYVRPCTLVRICDECNYGSYQGRCVICGGPGVSDAYYCKECTIQEKDRDGCPKIVNLGSSKTDLFYERKKYGFKKR; from the exons ATGTGGCACTGTGGGAGAAGCTtacactgctgcttctgtgtag GTGATGGCAAATGTGTGATCTGTGACTCCTACGTGCGGCCCTGCACTCTCGTGCGCATATGTGATGAGTGTAACTATGGCTCGTACCAAGGACGCTGTGTGATCTGCGGGGGTCCAGGAGTGTCTGATGCCTACTACTGCAAGGAGTGTACCATCCAGGAAAAAGAT AGAGATGGTTGCCCTAAGATCGTCAACCTGGGCAGTTCCAAGACAGATCTCTtctatgaaaggaaaaagtacGGCTTCAAGAAGAGGTGA
- the TOB2 gene encoding protein Tob2, with the protein MHLEIKVALNFIISYLYNKLPRRRADLFGEELERLLKKKYEGHWYPEKPLKGSGYRCVHIGETVDPVVELAAKRSGLAVDDVRANVPEELSVWIDPFEVSYQIGEKGSVKVLYLDDSEGCSAAELDKEIKSSFNPDAQVFVPIGSQDNSLSNSPSPSFGQSPSPTFIPRSAQPITFTTATFAATKFGSTKMKKGGGAGGGGSGAGAGQQPRMVRSPTTNLLKHKGLSLSMHSLNFIGSAGSQAPQSQLSPNAKEFVYNGGSPGASSLFFDGGASESQASSMPPASQFNTGTGGTFDMAQVFGGSTSSLFLEKSPFVEGLSYNLNAMQYPSQSFQPVVLAN; encoded by the coding sequence ATGCATCTGGAGATCAAAGTTGCTCTTAACTTCATCATCTCATACCTGTACAACAAGCTTCCTCGGAGGCGGGCAGACCTGTTTGGTGAGGAGCTAGAGCGCctgctgaagaagaaatatgAGGGTCACTGGTACCCAGAGAAGCCTCTGAAGGGATCTGGCTATCGCTGTGTTCATATAGGGGAGACGGTGGATCCGGTGGTGGAGCTGGCAGCCAAGCGGAGTGGCCTGGCTGTGGATGATGTGCGTGCCAATGTGCCGGAAGAGCTGAGTGTCTGGATCGATCCTTTTGAGGTTTCCTACCAGATCGGTGAGAAGGGTTCTGTTAAGGTCCTTTACCTGGATGACAGCGAGGGCTGCAGCGCTGCAGAGCTGGACAAAGAAATCAAGAGCAGCTTCAACCCTGATGCCCAGGTATTTGTCCCCATCGGCAGCCAGGACAACTCGCTGTCCAACTCTCCGTCCCCCTCCTTCGGCCAGTCACCAAGCCCCACCTTCATCCCTCGCTCTGCCCAGCCCATCACTTTCACCACTGCCACCTTTGCTGCCACAAAGTTCGGCTCTACCAAGATGAAGAAGGGtgggggagctggaggagggggcagcggagcaggggctgggcagcagccaagGATGGTCAGGTCTCCCACCACCAACCTGCTGAAGCACAAGGGCCTCTCCCTGTCTATGCACTCTCTGAACTTCATCGGGAGCGCTGGGAGCCAAGCCCCACAGTCACAGCTCTCCCCCAACGCCAAGGAGTTTGTTTACAACGGCGGGTCACCGGGAGCCAGCAGTCTCTTCTTCGATGGTGGTGCCAGTGAGAGCCAGGCCAGCAGCATGCCACCGGCATCGCAGTTCAACACCGGCACGGGTGGTACCTTTGATATGGCTCAGGTCTTCggtggcagcaccagcagcctctTTTTGGAGAAGTCTCCCTTTGTGGAAGGACTCAGCTACAACCTGAATGCCATGCAGTATCCCAGCCAGTCGTTCCAGCCTGTCGTCCTGGCCAACTGA